From the genome of Aspergillus fumigatus Af293 chromosome 1, whole genome shotgun sequence, one region includes:
- a CDS encoding putative POT peptide transporter produces the protein MALSCTVKPADSFECDHVEIAEPEKRNLRRVCDDISLDVFLVAGVELAERFTYRSITAPMQNYIQHGRDDVLHHGALGLGQKVATGISYFFVGWCYLAPILGAVVADSYLGRFQTIFLGAGLSVCGVLVLFITSLPPSLEHGGGLPGLMLALILIGLGCGGIKSNVGPLIAEQYSMRTERVKTLQSGEVVIVDPNLTVQTVYARYYWIINIGALSIIPASWLELKVDFWAAFLMPLCLWLLAIMAFVAGRKRYVVQQPHGSAVTKALRVLWISLKNNGNMDAARPMTMEATGSPVCWDDTFVDELKRALVACRVFPIFWLCNGQANNNLVSQASSLKTYGMPHDMMGLFNPLTILIAVPLFERLINPALRRFDIPFKPISRMTTGFVAIAFAIAIAAIIQQLIYRQPPSHVSIFLQIPVYALIGLSEFFSSLSAMEYAYTKAPRSMRSIVSALFLLTCTIGSTVGITLSPVSVDPKLLVEYVSLSIVMFATGVVFYFCFRKYNQMEESMNMIGETAGKQ, from the exons ATGGCCCTCTCTTGCACAGTAAAACCAGCCGATTCATTCGAATGTGATCATGTGGAGATAGCAGAGCCggagaaaagaaatctcAGGCGAGTCTGCGATGACATCTCACTAGATGTTTTTCTCGTGGCTGGAGTGGAGTTGGCTGAGCGTTTTACATATCGTTCCATCACAGCGCCAATGC AAAATTACATACAGCATGGTCGTGACGATGTACTTCACCACGGCGCCCTTGGATTG GGCCAAAAAGTCGCAACTGGGATTAGTTACTTCTTCGTGGGCTGGTGCTACCTGGCACCAATTCTCGGGGCTGTTGTTGCAGACAGCTATCTAGGTCGATTCCAGACCATCTTCCTAGGGGCGGG ACTCTCCGTGTGCGGTGTTTTGGTTTTGTTCATAACGTCGCTACCTCCCAGTCTCGAGCACGGAGGAGGCTTACCAGGGTTAATGCTTGCCTTGATACTGATTGGACTGGG ATGCGGTGGTATCAAAAGCAATGTTGGCCCTTTAATCGCTGAGCAGTACTCAATGCGCACGGAACGAGTCAAGACCCTGCAAAGTGGAGAGGTGGTCATTGTCGATCCCAACTTGACAGTTCAGACGGTCTATGCGCGATATTACTG GATCATAAACATCGGAGCTCTTTCAATCATTCCTGCTTCG TGGCTAGAGCTTAAGGTGGACTTCTGGGCAGCTTTCCTGATGCCGCTCTGTCTGTGGCTATTGGCCATTATGGCCTTCGTAGCTGGCCGCAAGAGATATG TGGTTCAACAACCGCATGGCTCAGCCGTTACCAAAGCTCTTCGGGTACTGTGGATTAGCTTGAAGAACAATGGCAACATGGATGCAGCAAGACCTATGACCATGGAGGCCACTGGAAGCCCTGTATGCTGGGACGACACGTTTGTGGATGAGTTGAAACGAGCTCTTGTTGCCTGCCGGGTGTT CCCCATTTTCTGGTTATGCAATGGCCAGGCCAACAACAATCTCGTCAGTCAGGCGTCGTCTCTTAAGACATACGGGATGCCCCATGATATGA TGGGCCTCTTCAACCCTCTGACCATTTTGATTGCCGTCCCTCTATT TGAACGCCTCATCAACCCTGCTCTCCGACGCTTCGATATCCCTTTCAAGCCCATTAGTCGCATGACTACCGGTTTCGTCGCCATAGCATttgccattgccattgcggCTATCATCCAACAAC TAATATATCGACAACCGCCGTCTCACGTtagcatcttcctccagatcccaGTCTACGCACTCATAGGACTTTCCgagttcttctccagcctgTCAGCGATGGAATACGCCTACACCAAAGCTCCAAGGTCGATGCGGAGTATCGTCTCCGCGCTCTTCCTTCTCACCTGCACCATCGGTTCCACGGTGGGAATTACTCTGTCGCCTGTATCCGTTGATCCAAAGCTGCTGGTGGAGTATGTGTCTCTCAGCATCGTCATGTTTGCCACAGGTGTCGTGTTCTACTTTTGCTTCCGCAAATACAACCAGATGGAAGAGAGCATGAATATGATAGGAGAGACAGCGGGAAAGCAGTGA
- a CDS encoding ATP-binding protein, with protein sequence MVPVRVGADNAQGSSGQLPILREMVQTVSRECEPRLGMSASAIQAKAPTIDTFFDAIAAERLRRMPPDGSRLDAALRRASSLAFAVASLRDAVVSFMDGADEATKLVWGGLLLTLEMGIEQVDILDAIFSRYGRVTLQISLLLQQESVFTESTSLQNEVAKTYASLLQLVLHVAMEYSDASRSLDWLIMGEHVDAAFFQFHNSCNTNWRKLSELALSKRTTMDVASIYQFLDLQDRPLQMILEGHNHSLADGSFAWFDPHLTTFALSNREMMVITGSPGAGKSALAQWTVERLQVSSECDIWNVIPCWVREDVPITTLTLTILKGILLQMLDRCVSSWKTQEGILAPVQQAADMASTGATDSQVEDVLWSAVRTATQSHMHFIIVLDGLDQIKNAKATMAGFLARLQGSISGTSSKLIIFSRELPAQQQLGESTQQLSLNPSLTQSDMLAAVTDAIRSDGQFYGLAGDQIDMMAQRIVARAKGCFVWAQLTLESMKHESTFKGMMTAIQQAPGNVSELIGNHLSTTDIARPDIRCLLAWLVASERPLRAKEVEELLSVDAESLKLTPRPAGAERNIFKPLGRLVMVRDGFVAFRHSMIRENLRQRAMSADSNYSDNQGFPFNLEEAHYDLLTRSLAWTRICVKEEVAISMDKLPVQQRDGLFDAYILLEYTSRYWFAHLLSSPMTTADREFAFTPVFKSALPSSVLFAQLELTGRESQFTRSSILELYRLSVAVRRVALGEKSPAFLQSLILSARAANLAKASWAHDHLYEAWMLSRSQLGTSSPISMELEQLMLTAPQQAGRSDKLTRLRTEALREMTLSHWESTEVTFTRRLECLTSLVTTYQSSNQHDEAYSVSRQFYRQTLDTYGSHSPESMQAAEFMTRHFQIASSDDLALEIARLKYDNMVHSMDVTDQRRISYSLYLAQLYEKKHKTKEADAILTRLWAGICSHDIDSEWTWEKKTKVAFAYYQFLRRHGRHEEAKMVLGELSSDLESGGIHSQAMADRATSLRAEARAQGLIGMERSLSMLIWNYYLASGDQHSPEAVTLAEDLADELMSTHTTVDSLAGLSPEERIYIHSLMDSIASSGSGRHSTSVLRLCHDLCTLHGREGQWKQGSDCAWSVLKHVWPDVHNPTSEAKFRSDRAPLIANIVLDYAYCLFRRLDVANATTVYGNAFKASITAEKVTVPHLTAVVKTVVEFYETTFQFSKALVLLHQVSQFFISRLGDSDKHTIDSLYSEGDLAARLDRKDEAEAAYRHIYRVSIQDGKVGSTGVRAAIDLLVIYEQRQDRESALQVYRHLWPTLIRFDEKDGYDRALLEGLLDRTYLGYMKVLTAGTAEEGHAERYTVASQYLNLCKTIHGQSSPATRDATLRLAEICEQSDSHLEEALALYRHVLQTKEWVPPTQASRALPDMTDPTAKMVKHKLAQIYLRKKSTSDEAHGLYMEELTLSKQQRGLSSSPTMLWLREVALVYALKDTIEARNQGATLLRDHVNEVIHVTASREAVVERAHRLAEIYLECGYKDAGYDLIDELHKKVIHDTPAAQRLALNEYRPAVFVAAFEEKFGKKMTYSQILDALSQESGVYHEYQTSLSRHDLVTTLVAGQKLHVLQTEQRRTTAATKTQGSLYEYFCNSLSVSSSLRSRDVVHQFYNLCRREVLNADYNINIITETTHMVRDLCDSSRFQDAAELTGVFHSFVHLTDGLNSHEAIFTAIKLCLYLNGYQTSKCSDSGTAKHMAFESQMLLQEIMDRARHLKIEFSELPFAELNDLATVLGEHEMFDDLEAILTDLWTSRLVQKTWSFNMIVWIGRRLVETRFCRGHTDAATQLGRDICYNLRQVWGNCDPVTLEMTKLLSGLYTASGNHLAAVALHETALHELLNDTDIDQAHAADAASQHLRLLMHAQSRLRKESSQAVDTSAYDELVQQVGTKFGVRPEGLQGAGDDVGMWHRPRRFSLDMGEEQMHSNHLRSSSGSALLNGNAGAKRISITAL encoded by the exons ATGGTTCCAGTTCGAGTCGGAGCGGACAATGCTCAAGGGAGCTCTGGCCAGCTCCCCATACTCCGGGAAATGGTTCAAACTGTTTCCCGGGAGTGCGAACCACGTCTGGGCATGTCTGCCAGTGCTATCCAGGCCAAAGCCCCGACTATCGATACGTTCTTTGACGCAATCGCGGCGGAACGTTTGAGGCGCATGCCACCAGACGGAAGCCGGCTCGACGCGGCTCTTCGACGTGCATCCAGCCTCGCCTTTGCCGTGGCCTCGTTACGCGATGCGGTTGTTTCTTTTATGGACGGGGCGGACGAAGCCACTAAGTTGGTCTGGGGTGGGCTTCTGCTGACCTTAGAG ATGGGTATCGAGCAGGTGGATATCCTGGATGCCATTTTCAGTCGCTATGGGCGAGTCACGCTCCAGATTTCTCTTTTGCTACAGCAAGAGAGCGTCTTTACAGAGTCAACTTCGCTGCAGAACGAGGTGGCCAAGACCTACGCCAGTTTGCTGCAGCTGGTGCTACACGTTGCCATGGAGTACTCTGACGCCTCGCGCTCTTTGGACTGGTTGATCATGGGCGAACACGTCGATGCAGCTTTTTTTCAGTTCCACAACAGCTGCAACACCAATTGGCGGAAACTGTCAGAGCTGGCCTTATccaagaggacgacgatggatGTTGCTTCCATCTATCAGTTCCTTGATCTGCAGGATCGTCCACTCCAGATGATTCTCGAAGGACACAACCACTCCCTGGCGGATGGTTCGTTTGCGTGGTTTGACCCGCATCTCACGACATTCGCTCTCAGCAACCGTGAGATGATGGTAATAACGGGCAGTCCAGGGGCGGGAAAAAGTGCGCTGGCGCAATGGACGGTGGAGCGGCTGCAGGTCTCATCCGAGTGTGACATCTGGAACGTCATTCCCTGCTGGGTGCGGGAGGATGTACCTATCACCACGTTGACCCTTACCATCCTCAAAGGCATTCTCCTGCAGATGCTGGACCGATGTGTCAGCTCATGGAAGACCCAAGAGGGTATTCTGGCACCCGTTCAACAGGCTGCGGACATGGCCTCAACTGGTGCTACAGACTCCCAGGTGGAGGACGTGCTCTGGTCCGCCGTGCGGACGGCAACGCAGTCACACATGcacttcatcatcgtcctgGACGGccttgatcagatcaagaATGCCAAAGCCACCATGGCTGGGTTCCTTGCGCGCCTACAAGGTTCCATCTCCGGCACGTCATCGAAGCTGATCATCTTTTCCAGAGAGCTTCccgcgcagcagcagctggggGAGAGCACTCAACAGCTCTCGCTGAACCCCTCATTGACCCAATCCGACATGCTTGCGGCTGTTACCGACGCTATCAGGTCAGACGGCCAGTTCTACGGGCTAGCGGGCGATCAGATTGACATGATGGCCCAACGCATCGTGGCCCGCGCTAAGGGATGCTTCGTTTGGGCGCAGCTCACTCTCGAATCTATGAAGCACGAGTCGACCTTCAAGGGCATGATGACTGCAATCCAGCAAGCACCAGGCAACGTTAGCGAGCTGATTGGCAACCATCTAAGCACCACGGACATCGCACGGCCTGACATCCGCTGTCTCCTCGCGTGGCTGGTGGCGTCTGAGCGTCCTCTGCGCGCcaaggaggtggaagagCTGCTTTCAGTGGACGCGGAGAGTCTCAAGCTAACGCCACGTCCTGCCGGGGCCGAACGGAACATATTCAAACCCCTGGGCCGTCTGGTCATGGTCCGTGATGGGTTCGTGGCATTCCGCCACTCCATGATCCGTGAGAACCTCCGCCAACGAGCCATGTCGGCAGACAGCAACTATTCGGACAACCAGGGATTCCCATTCAACCTTGAGGAGGCGCATTATGATCTCCTTACCCGATCCCTGGCCTGGACCCGTATCTGTGTCAAGGAAGAGGTTGCGATCTCCATGGACAAACTGCCCGTGCAGCAGCGCGACGGTCTCTTCGACGCGTATATCCTCCTGGAATATACTTCGCGCTACTGGTTCGCGCATCTACTCTCGTCCCCGATGACCACCGCCGACCGTGAATTCGCCTTTACGCCGGTCTTCAAGAGCGCCTTGCCCAGTTCAGTTCTCTTcgcgcagctggagctgaCCGGCCGGGAGTCCCAGTTCACTCGATCCAGCATCCTAGAGCTGTACCGGCTATCGGTCGCGGTGCGCCGTGTAGCTCTGGGTGAGAAATCTCCGGCATTCTTGCAAAGTCTTATCCTCAGCGCTCGTGCGGccaacctggccaaggcTAGCTGGGCTCACGATCATCTGTACGAAGCATGGATGCTCAGTCGGTCGCAACTTGGGACGTCCTCTCCGATCTCCATGGAGTTggagcagctgatgctgaccGCTCCTCAGCAAGCAGGCCGTAGCGACAAGTTAACGCGCCTGCGCACCGAGGCCCTTCGGGAGATGACCTTATCCCACTGGGAGTCGACGGAGGTCACTTTTACCCGCCGCTTGGAATGTCTCACCAGCTTGGTCACAACCTACCAAAGCAGCAATCAACATGACGAGGCTTACAGCGTTTCGAGACAGTTCTACCGGCAGACACTTGACACGTATGGTAGTCACTCGCCAGAGAGTATGCAGGCGGCGGAATTCATGACCCGTCACTTCCAGATCGCTTCCTCCGACGACCTCGCGCTGGAGATTGCGCGTCTCAAGTACGACAATATGGTTCATTCGATGGACGTCACCGACCAGCGCCGCATCTCCTACTCCTTGTACCTCGCTCAGCTATATGAGAAAAAGCACAAGACCAAGGAGGCAGACGCCATCTTGACCAGGCTCTGGGCCGGGATCTGCTCGCACGATATTGACTCGGAATGGACATgggagaaaaagacaaaagtCGCCTTTGCGTACTACCAATTCCTTCGCCGTCACGGCCGCCACGAAGAGGCCAAGATGGTCCTCGGCGAGTTATCCTCGGATCTGGAATCGGGCGGCATCCACTCGCAGGCGATGGCAGACCGCGCCACAAGCCTTCGAGCAGAGGCACGCGCGCAGGGCCTCATCGGCATGGAGCGGTCCCTGTCCATGCTCATTTGGAACTACTACCTTGCCAGCGGGGATCAGCACTCGCCCGAGGCCGTCACTCTGGCCGAAGACCTCGCCGACGAACTGATGTCCACCCATACGACGGTTGACAGTCTCGCGGGTCTGTCTCCAGAGGAGCGTATCTACATCCACAGTCTGATGGACAGCATTGCGTCGTCGGGCAGCGGTCGCCATTCCACGTCTGTTCTGAGACTGTGTCACGACCTCTGCACCCTGCATGGCCGCGAGGGACAGTGGAAACAGGGCAGTGACTGCGCCTGGTCAGTCCTGAAGCATGTCTGGCCGGATGTCCACAATCCTACCTCCGAGGCCAAGTTCCGATCGGACCGCGCCCCGTTGATTGCGAATATCGTTCTCGACTACGCGTACTGTCTTTTCCGTCGGCTGGACGTTGCCAATGCCACGACGGTCTATGGAAACGCGTTCAAGGCGTCTATTACCGCGGAGAAAGTGACCGTGCCACATCTCACGGCTGTTGTCAAGACCGTGGTTGAATTTTATGAAACCACATTCCAGTTTTCTAAGGCGCTCGTCCTGCTGCACCAGGTCAGCCAGTTCTTCATTTCCCGTCTGGGCGATTCCGACAAGCATACGATCGACAGCCTGTACAGTGAGGGGGACTTGGCCGCTCGTCTGGACCGGAAGGACGAGGCCGAGGCTGCGTATCGCCATATCTACCGGGTCAGTATCCAGGATGGCAAGGTCGGCTCGACCGGCGTTCGAGCAGCCATTGACCTCCTCGTTATCTACGAACAACGTCAGGACCGCGAGTCCGCTCTCCAGGTTTACCGTCATCTGTGGCCGACTCTGATACGCTTTGACGAAAAGGATGGCTACGACCGTGCATTGCTGGAAGGCCTGCTAGACAGGACCTACCTGGGATACATGAAAGTCTTAACCGCCGGTACTGCGGAGGAGGGCCACGCGGAACGCTACACCGTAGCCTCTCAGTACCTCAACCTGTGCAAGACGATCCACGGGCAGTCGAGCCCAGCGACTCGGGATGCTACTCTCCGGCTGGCGGAGATCTGTGAGCAAAGCGATAGCCATCTCGAAGAGGCACTGGCCCTTTACCGACATGTCCTCCAGACGAAGGAGTGGGTGCCTCCAACGCAGGCCTCCCGGGCCTTGCCTGATATGACGGATCCGACGGCGAAGATGGTCAAGCATAAACTCGCGCAGATCTATCTCCGCAAGAAGAGCACCTCCGACGAGGCTCATGGTTTGTACATGGAAGAGCTTACCCTGTCCAAGCAGCAGCGAGGTCTGTCATCCTCCCCGACAATGTTGTGGCTGCGTGAGGTGGCTCTAGTCTACGCGTTGAAGGACACGATCGAGGCGCGCAACCAGGGAGCAACTCTCTTACGGGATCATGTCAACGAGGTCATCCACGTCACTGCCAGCCGCGAAGCGGTGGTTGAGCGTGCTCACCGGCTGGCCGAGATCTATCTCGAATGCGGATACAAAGATGCGGGCTACGACTTGATCGACGAGCTTCATAAGAAGGTCATTCACGACACCCCCGCCGCACAACGATTGGCTCTGAACGAGTACCGACCTGCGGTCTTTGTTGCCGCGTTCGAGGAGAAgttcggcaagaagatgacctATAGCCAGATCCTTGACGCGCTGTCTCAAGAAAGCGGCGTGTACCATGAGTACCAGACGAGTCTCTCCAGGCACGACCTCGTCACCACTCTAGTTGCCGGCCAGAAGCTCCATGTCCTGCAGACCGAGCAGCGACGCACGACGGCAGCCACCAAGACACAGGGCAGCTTGTACGAATACTTTTGCAACTCGCTGTCTGTTTCGTCCAGTTTGCGCTCCAGGGACGTGGTACATCAGTTCTACAACCTCTGTCGTCGAGAGGTACTCAATGCTGACTACAATATCAACATTATTACCGAGACTACCCACATGGTCCGCGACTTGTGCGACAGCTCCCGCTTCCAGGATGCCGCCGAGTTGACCGGCGTGTTCCATTCATTTGTGCACCTGACCGACGGTCTGAACAGCCACGAGGCCATTTTTACCGCCATCAAGCTCTGCCTGTATCTCAACGGTTACCAGACGAGCAAGTGCTCGGACAGCGGCACCGCCAAGCACATGGCGTTCGAATCCCAGATGCTCCTTCAGGAGATCATGGACAGAGCTCGCCATCTAAAGATTGAGTTCTCCGAACTTCCATTCGCTGAACTGAACGATCTGGCCACCGTCTTGGGTGAACATGAGATGTTTGACGATCTCGAG GCCATCCTCACCGACCTCTGGACCTCGCGTCTCGTCCAAAAAACATGGTCTTTCAACATGATCGTCTGGATCGGCCGGCGTCTGGTGGAAACCCGTTTCTGCCGCGGGCACACCGACGCGGCAACGCAGCTCGGTAGGGATATTTGCTACAACCTCCGACAGGTCTGGGGCAACTGCGACCCCGTCACGCTGGAGATGACCAAGCTGCTGTCCGGCCTGTACACGGCGTCGGGGAACCACCTGGCGGCCGTGGCGCTGCACGAGACGGCGCTGCACGAGCTCCTCAACGACACCGACATCGACCAGGCGCATGCGGCCGACGCCGCCAGCCAGCATCTGCGGCTGCTCATGCACGCGCAGTCGCGGCTCCGCAAGGAGAGCAGTCAGGCCGTGGACACCAGCGCGTACGACGAGCTGGTGCAGCAGGTTGGCACCAAGTTTGGCGTGAGGCCGGAGGGTCTGCAAGGCGCAGGCGACGATGTGGGAATGTGGCATCGGCCGAGGCGGTTCAGCCTGGATATGGGCGAGGAGCAGATGCATTCGAACCACCTGCGTAGCAGCAGTGGCTCGGCGTTGCTGAATGGGAATGCGGGGGCTAAGCGGATTTCGATTACTGCGTTGTAG
- a CDS encoding MBL fold metallo-hydrolase, with amino-acid sequence MAPKLNITHIGTATAVLEIDGVNMLTDPFFSPAGSSWPVTETITLQVSDDPALRLDQLPVIDAVLLSHEDHVDNLDELGRRLLDGRRVFTTVDGAKNLSPRPGVHGLKPWEKIDTVIAGKKFQIIATPTQHIAGDECTGFIITNEEFGRGRDGLPNAIWFTGDTVYIDELKKVGEQYHVLAAIMNLGNAYGPVDKTDPSKGACQITMDGKSGVRLLRDVKADVLVPMHYESWGHFTQFGKELRRDFEEEGILDKVCWLTPGKPVSVL; translated from the coding sequence ATGGCTCCCAAGCTCAACATCACCCACATCGGCACGGCGACGGCTGTTCTTGAAATCGATGGCGTCAACATGCTCACTgatcccttcttctctcccgcCGGCTCCTCTTGGCCCGTCACAGAGACGATAACGCTGCAAGTGAGCGACGATCCTGCTCTCCGCCTCGATCAACTCCCCGTCATCGACGCCGTTTTACTCAGCCACGAAGACCACGTTGACAACCTCGATGAGCTGGGTCGCCGTCTGCTCGACGGCCGCCGCGTCTTCACCACCGTGGACGGAGCCAAGAACCTGTCTCCGCGCCCTGGCGTCCACGGACTCAAGCCCTGGGAGAAGATCGACACCGTCATTGCCGGAAAGAAgttccagatcatcgccaCACCGACCCAGCAcattgctggagatgagTGCACTGGCTTCATCATTACCAACGAGGAATTCGGACGCGGCCGGGATGGTCTTCCCAACGCGATCTGGTTCACCGGGGACACCGTGTAcattgatgagctgaagaaggtcgGGGAGCAGTACCATGTCCTCGCTGCCATCATGAACTTGGGCAACGCCTACGGACCCGTCGACAAGACAGACCCCAGCAAGGGCGCCTGCCAGATCACCATGGACGGCAAGTCTGGCGTGCGGTTGCTCCGCGACGTCAAGGCGGATGTTCTTGTCCCCATGCATTACGAGTCCTGGGGCCACTTCACGCAGTTCGGAAAGGAGCTCCGCAGGGACTTTGAGGAGGAGGGTATCCTTGATAAGGTGTGCTGGCTGACACCTGGGAAGCCTGTTTCTGTTCTATAA
- a CDS encoding GrpB family protein, producing MPAACEVPSVKYLVRDMHAVVRADNLTIPQIGHATSYSQSDPSTLNLDDSQSGYISLLPLTLFEPPAIHPFTSMTMSTDKSARHYIETISTRPQKPIEIVDYDPSWPTTFASIAQRIRSALGATALSVSHVGSTSVPGLPAKAIIDVDLVVPDPTAEDEYAPALEAAGFQFLFREPNWYEHRFFGLAEPYANVHVFGPGAAELSRHQRFREWLVSHPADRELYVQAKREAARQSQEKGESVQGYNLRKERVIEEIMVRAGIPLPGTD from the coding sequence ATGCCTGCTGCCTGTGAAGTACCTAGTGTGAAGTACCTAGTGCGAGACATGCATGCAGTAGTGCGTGCAGATAACCTCACAATACCCCAAATAGGCCATGCCACCTCGTATTCGCAATCTGACCCCAGCACCTTAAATTTGGATGACTCACAGTCTGGCTACATAAGCCTTCTGCCTCTCACTCTATTCGAACCACCAGCCATCCATCCGTTTACCAGCATGACCATGTCCACAGACAAATCCGCCAGACACTACATCGAAACAATCTCCACCCGCCCCCAGAAACCCATTGAAATCGTCGACTACGACCCCTCCTGGCCAACCACCTTCGCCTCCATCGCCCAGCGCATCCGATCCGCCCTCGGCGCCACCGCCCTCAGTGTCAGCCACGTCGGCTCAACGAGTGTCCCCGGCCTGcccgccaaagccatcatcgACGTCGACCTCGTCGTCCCAGACCCCACCGCCGAGGACGAGTATGCCCCGGCCTTGGAGGCCGCCGGGTTCCAGTTCCTCTTCCGCGAGCCGAACTGGTACGAGCATCGCTTCTTTGGGCTGGCGGAGCCATATGCCAATGTGCATGTGTTTGGGCCGGGGGCGGCGGAGCTGAGCCGCCACCAGCGGTTTCGGGAGTGGTTGGTGTCGCATCCGGCAGATCGGGAACTGTATGTGCAGGCGAAGAGGGAGGCTGCGCGGCAGAGCCAGGAGAAGGGGGAGTCGGTGCAGGGGTATAATCTCCGCAAGGAGAGGGTGATTGAGGAGATTATGGTGCGCGCGGGGATCCCGTTGCCTGGGACCGATTAG
- a CDS encoding putative short-chain dehydrogenase/reductase family protein, producing MTEISYRRPHSFQRTSAIVTGTSVEMGFLYSQLFVTPAYPTHSFKDQTIIVTGSNVGLGLEAARHFVRLNAATVILAVRNRPAGEAAKASIQASHPDSATSVEVWDLDLASYASVLAFAEKVSSLPRLDVLLCNASISTSSFQLAEAHERTLTVNVISTVLLGLLVLPALRRSAARRGNRCRRRFGGS from the coding sequence ATGACGGAAATCTCCTACAGAAGGCCACATTCATTCCAGAGAACATCAGCCATCGTCACCGGCACATCCGTAGAAATGGGCTTCCTCTACTCTCAACTTTTCGTCACCCCAGCCTATCCCACCCACTCCTTCAAAGACCAaaccatcatcgtcaccgGCTCCAACGtcggcctcggcctcgaAGCAGCACGGCACTTCGTCCGGCTCAATGCCGCAACCGTGATCCTCGCTGTGCGCAACCGCCCCGCCGGCGAAGCCGCCAAAGCGTCCATCCAGGCCTCCCATCCCGACTCCGCCACCTCCGTCGAAGTATGGGACTTGGACCTCGCGTCCTACGCGTCCGTCCTCGCCTTCGCCGAGAAAGTCTCCAGTCTCCCCAGACTCGACGTGCTGCTCTGCAACGCCTCCATCTCAACGTCATCCTTCCAGCTAGCCGAGGCCCACGAGCGAACCCTCACCGTCAATGTGATCAGCACCGTTCTGCTGGGTCTTCTCGTCCTCCCGGCCCTCCGCCGAAGCGCAGCGAGGAGGGGAAACAGGTGCAGGCGAAGGTTTGGGGGGAGTTGA
- a CDS encoding glycoside hydrolase family 134 protein, translated as MKFTTIVSLFGLAQLALCADRGSYTVSGLGQRKQEILRAGGNTMDMAIAMLESDHMKTDYVYGDGKSGDATNFGIFKQNWMMLRTSASDFKGQSESQVSNGAVLNHDLKKDIKARHDSEKYYGFDKWVAGHRNGATGLQHPYTDDINTYKSAIQWIRQQIESDPKYKKDDTRFWVDVVAI; from the exons ATGAAGTTCACCACCATCGTCAGCCTTTTCGGCCTCGCCCAGCTTGCCCTCTGTGCCGACCGCGGTAGCTACACCGTTTCTGGCCTCGGCCAGCgcaagcaggagatcctcaGGGCAGGCGGCAACACCATGGACATGGCCATCGCCATGCTAGAAAG TGACCACATGAAAACCGACTACGTCTACGGCGACGGCAAAAGCGGTGATGCCACCAACTTTGGCATCTTCAAGCAAAACTGGATGATGCTGCGTACTTCGGCCAGCGATTTCAAGGGTCAATCCGAGAGTCAGGTGTCCAACGGGGCTGTCTTGAA CCATGACCTGAAGAAGGACATCAAGGCCCGCCATGACAGTGAGAAGTACTATGGGTTCGACAAATGGGTGGCGGGCCATCGCAATGGAGCTACTGGGCTGCAACATCCGTACACGGATGATATCAACA CTTATAAAAGTGCCATTCAGTGGATCAGGCAGCAGATTGAGAGTGACCCCAAGTATAAGAAGGATGATACCCGATTCTGGGTTGATGTTGTCGCCATCTAA